Part of the Bacillus clarus genome, AAACGAGAATGTTTCTTCATTTACTACATAACCATTTGGTGCGATTATTTCTTTGTACGTATACTTACCAAATGGTAATTTCTCGAATTTCGCGATACCTTTATCATCTGTTTTTCCTTTTACTACTTCTTTTCCTGCTTCATTGTAAATTGTAAATTCTGCACCTGAAAGCTTATTATTTCCATCGGCTACATCTACTTTCGTAATTTCTAATGTTCCTGTAATCTTTTTATCTTCTACTACATGTTTAATAATTTCACCGTCTTTTGTAATTTCGAACGAGAATGTTTCTTCATTTACTACATAACCATTTGGTGCGATTGTTTCTTTATATGTATACTTACCAAACGGTAATTTTTCAAATTTCGCGATACCTTTATCATCTGTTTTTCCTTTTACTACTTCTTTTCCTGCTTCATTGTAAATTGTAAATTCTGCACCTGGAAGCTTATTATTTCCATCGGCTACATCTATTTTTGTAATTTCAAATCCACCTTTGATAAGATGATTAACCGCTAGTAATTCAATAATTTTCCCATGTTCCTTTATTTCGAACGAAATAGGTTCTGTAACAAGAACGTAACCGTTTGGAGAAGCCTTTTCTACAAATGAATATTTACCATATGCTAAATCTTTAACGTTAATTTCACCGTTCTTATCTGTTTTGTATTCACCGATTACTTTACCACTAGCGTCTTTCAGTTCAAATATTGCTCCTTCTAGCTTCTTACTAATATCCTCATTGTCTACTTTTAATAGTTTCACACTGCCTTTAACCTGAGTGTTTTCAACTGTAAAAGTAATTGTTTTATTGTGTTCTTTAATTTCAAATGGATATTTCGTTTTATTTACAATATATCCGTTTGGTGTTTTAGTTTCTAAGAAAAAGTATTTACCATATGTAAGCCCATCAGCCTTAGCAATTCCATTTTCATTTGTTACTACTTTTTTAACTTCTTTTCCGTCTTCAGAGAAGACTGTGAATTCAACCCCAGATAAAACTTTACCTGAATCACTTAGCTTTTTAATTTCGATATTACCTTTTACTTTATTGTTAACGACTTGAATTTCCCCAGTTTCGCCTGTTTTCACTTCAATAGTTTGTGGTTTATCACCTGACACATATCCTGTTGGTGCTTTGATCTCTTTTATAATATAAGTACCGATAGATAAATTATTCAGTTCTGCAATCCCATCATTATTTGTAGTGATTTTACCAACGGACTCGTTATTTGCATTAAACACTTCAAATATTGCACCAGCTAGCAATTCACCATTTTCTCCAACTTTCTTCACTTTTAAAGAACCTGCAGCTTCCCAATTTACAGCAAGATCACTACTAAGCTTTTCCTCGTTTCTTTCTAATAATACCGTAGCATTCTGAACTGTATCAGTTCCGCGATAAGCGATTGCTTGAACTTTAGTCAAATTAGCAGACACACTTAAGTTAAATTCACCCGTTTTTGTGTTTTTAGGAATTTGAATACGGAATTTTTCACCGACAGAAAGTTGATCTTTCACTTCACCATTCTCACTTACAATTTTCACACCATTAGGAGCCGCTTTTGTTATAACTTTATAAATGCCGCTTTTTGCATTCGTTTGAACTGTATATAAATTTGTTTCAAAGAAATCCCCTTTTAATTCCGCCTTTTGCTTTTCAGCTGGAATAACATTCATAAAAATATCTTGTGTATCTTCACTTCTGTTAGCACCATCAATAATAGCCTTAACCGCTTTTTCTACATTTTTATTCGCATGTTTTAACTCATTTACATCGATTTGTCCTAAAGCATTCCATACAGCAAGTTGGGTTGCATAATGTGCCTCTTGTATATTCGCAACTCCTAACTGTTCTGCACTCTTTTGCGGGAAACCATTTAATAATACTCGATATACCACATTATCGGTTTTCCCCATTTCAGGTAGATCTTCTCCATTTGGTGATTTTAATCCTAGAGTTAAGCAATATGCAATCTGACCACTTGAATTTTTAATCATTTCAGTTCTAATATACTTTACAAATTGATTACTATAACTCCAATCCATCGAATACTTTTCGTGAGTCATAACTTCTGCACTAGCCCTTGGTAGAAACACATTAAGGAATAATGCCAGTACTGATAATAATGTAAAAACTCTTACGATAACTCTTTTTCCCAATTTTGAAACCTCCCTAAATTAACTTGAGTTTTCATTGTAATATTTAGAATAATCACAATAAACCCAATTACCATTATAAAACA contains:
- a CDS encoding SpaA isopeptide-forming pilin-related protein, which translates into the protein MGKRVIVRVFTLLSVLALFLNVFLPRASAEVMTHEKYSMDWSYSNQFVKYIRTEMIKNSSGQIAYCLTLGLKSPNGEDLPEMGKTDNVVYRVLLNGFPQKSAEQLGVANIQEAHYATQLAVWNALGQIDVNELKHANKNVEKAVKAIIDGANRSEDTQDIFMNVIPAEKQKAELKGDFFETNLYTVQTNAKSGIYKVITKAAPNGVKIVSENGEVKDQLSVGEKFRIQIPKNTKTGEFNLSVSANLTKVQAIAYRGTDTVQNATVLLERNEEKLSSDLAVNWEAAGSLKVKKVGENGELLAGAIFEVFNANNESVGKITTNNDGIAELNNLSIGTYIIKEIKAPTGYVSGDKPQTIEVKTGETGEIQVVNNKVKGNIEIKKLSDSGKVLSGVEFTVFSEDGKEVKKVVTNENGIAKADGLTYGKYFFLETKTPNGYIVNKTKYPFEIKEHNKTITFTVENTQVKGSVKLLKVDNEDISKKLEGAIFELKDASGKVIGEYKTDKNGEINVKDLAYGKYSFVEKASPNGYVLVTEPISFEIKEHGKIIELLAVNHLIKGGFEITKIDVADGNNKLPGAEFTIYNEAGKEVVKGKTDDKGIAKFEKLPFGKYTYKETIAPNGYVVNEETFSFEITKDGEIIKHVVEDKKITGTLEITKVDVADGNNKLSGAEFTIYNEAGKEVVKGKTDDKGIAKFEKLPFGKYTYKEIIAPNGYVVNEETFSFEITKDDEIIKHVVEDKKITGTLEITKVDVADGNNKIPGAEFTIYNEAGKEVVKGKTDKNGIAKFEKLPYGKYTYKETIAPEGYLINEEIFSFEIKTDGGIIKHTVKDQKKPVTPGTTQQPEDKTPSKEKPNDQPKEQQLPTKEVESKFGWLPKTGTNLVSWISIAAGALLLVIGGVVFLKRKNA